The following proteins are encoded in a genomic region of Dyadobacter sp. UC 10:
- a CDS encoding sugar phosphate isomerase/epimerase family protein, giving the protein MENITLNRCCIHTITTKPWELSEAVEKYAAAGIKGISVWQNAVERIGPRHAGELIRAAGLEIVSYVRGGFFPHTSSAGRAQAIDHNKKLLEEAAALGAPMIVLVCGASPDQSLEKSREQIKEGIQAILPLAEKLNVKLAIEPLHPMYAADRSAINTLAQANDMAEHFNSPFVGVAVDVYHLWWDGDLENEIARCGAKGNLLAYHVCDWKVNTIDLLNDRGLMGEGCIDLKKIRGWVEAAGFNGFCEVEIFSNIHWAKDQNIFLKEITDAFLKTV; this is encoded by the coding sequence TTGGAAAACATAACACTGAACCGTTGCTGCATCCATACCATAACGACCAAGCCCTGGGAACTTTCCGAGGCGGTGGAGAAATATGCGGCGGCAGGTATTAAAGGAATAAGCGTCTGGCAGAATGCCGTAGAACGGATCGGTCCTCGACATGCCGGAGAGCTGATCCGGGCTGCCGGACTTGAAATTGTTTCCTACGTGCGCGGCGGTTTTTTCCCGCATACAAGCAGCGCAGGCCGCGCGCAGGCGATCGATCACAACAAAAAATTGCTCGAAGAAGCCGCAGCTTTGGGAGCGCCGATGATCGTGCTCGTTTGCGGCGCATCACCTGATCAATCGCTCGAAAAATCGAGGGAGCAGATCAAAGAAGGCATTCAGGCCATCTTACCACTTGCCGAAAAACTGAATGTAAAACTGGCCATCGAGCCGTTGCACCCGATGTATGCTGCTGATCGGTCGGCGATTAATACGTTGGCGCAGGCTAACGATATGGCCGAGCATTTCAACTCGCCATTTGTAGGCGTGGCAGTGGATGTATATCACTTATGGTGGGACGGGGATCTTGAAAATGAAATCGCAAGGTGCGGCGCAAAGGGAAACCTGCTGGCATATCATGTCTGCGACTGGAAGGTTAATACCATCGATTTACTTAACGACCGCGGCTTAATGGGCGAAGGCTGCATTGACCTGAAAAAGATCAGGGGCTGGGTCGAGGCGGCAGGTTTTAATGGATTTTGCGAAGTAGAGATTTTTTCAAATATCCATTGGGCCAAAGACCAGAATATATTCCTCAAAGAAATCACCGACGCTTTTTTAAAAACAGTATAA
- a CDS encoding Gfo/Idh/MocA family protein — MTTHNIGIIMNGVTGRMGTNQHLLRSIKAIREQGGVKISADEVIMPDPILVGRNESKLQALCKQSGVQKYTTDLDSVMSDPNYQIYFDAQVTGRRAAAVKKAILAGKHIYCEKPTGTTTEEALELYDLATKAGLKNGVVQDKLWLPGMLKLKRLMENGFFGKILSVRGEFGYWVFEGHSIPAQRPSWNYRKEDDGGIIVDMLCHWRYVLDNLFGKVKAVSCLGATHIPERIDENGNPYKCTADDSCYATFELEDDVIAHFNSSWTVRVRRDDLLTLQVDGTHGSAVAGLRDCYIQHYGNTPKPVWNPDIAQPIPFFEGWSKVPEQELFDNAFKAQWELFLKHIVKDTPFPWDLKAGARGVQLAEKGLESWAKRAWVDIEEL; from the coding sequence ATGACTACACATAACATCGGCATCATCATGAACGGCGTAACCGGCCGCATGGGTACCAACCAGCATTTGCTGCGATCGATCAAAGCAATCAGGGAACAGGGTGGTGTAAAGATTTCTGCGGATGAAGTGATCATGCCGGATCCTATTCTGGTAGGTAGAAACGAATCCAAATTACAGGCACTTTGCAAACAATCCGGCGTACAAAAATATACGACCGACCTGGATTCGGTCATGTCCGATCCCAATTACCAGATCTATTTTGATGCACAGGTAACGGGTCGTCGCGCTGCTGCGGTGAAGAAAGCTATTCTGGCCGGCAAACATATTTACTGCGAAAAACCGACGGGCACTACTACCGAAGAAGCATTGGAGCTATATGATCTGGCTACAAAAGCAGGGCTGAAAAACGGCGTAGTGCAGGATAAGCTATGGCTGCCCGGCATGCTGAAATTAAAGCGTTTAATGGAAAATGGATTTTTCGGAAAGATCCTTTCTGTGCGCGGCGAATTCGGTTATTGGGTTTTCGAAGGGCATAGTATTCCTGCCCAGCGGCCTTCGTGGAATTATCGTAAAGAAGATGACGGCGGTATTATTGTAGATATGCTCTGCCACTGGCGCTATGTGCTGGATAACCTTTTCGGAAAAGTAAAAGCAGTATCCTGCCTCGGCGCTACACATATCCCAGAACGTATCGACGAAAATGGCAATCCCTATAAATGTACCGCCGACGATTCCTGCTACGCGACGTTTGAGCTGGAAGACGATGTAATCGCACATTTCAACTCTTCGTGGACAGTACGTGTGCGTCGTGATGACCTTTTGACATTACAGGTGGACGGAACACACGGATCAGCCGTAGCTGGCCTGCGCGATTGCTACATTCAGCATTACGGAAATACGCCTAAGCCGGTCTGGAACCCGGATATCGCACAACCGATCCCATTCTTTGAGGGTTGGTCTAAAGTACCTGAGCAGGAGTTGTTTGATAATGCATTCAAGGCGCAATGGGAGCTGTTTTTGAAACATATTGTAAAAGACACGCCATTCCCCTGGGATCTGAAAGCGGGTGCGCGCGGCGTGCAATTGGCGGAAAAAGGTTTGGAAAGCTGGGCAAAACGCGCCTGGGTTGATATTGAAGAACTATGA
- a CDS encoding 3-ketoacyl-ACP reductase produces MKKTALITGGSRGIGFGIAKALANEGYNLAINGVRGEESVTEALAELRSLGAEVVYCQGSIASAADREGIIEKAYSALGEINILVNNAGIAPRVRLDILETTIENYEEVMTTNLQGPFFFTQAIAKRMAHTKQNNHAFEATIIFVTSISATVASVNRGEYCVSKAGLAMTNLLFAVRMAEFNIPVFEIRPGIISTDMTSKVQEKYDNLFQSGIALQPRWGTPEDVGKAVASLTRGDFPYSTGQVIGVDGGMLIDRL; encoded by the coding sequence ATGAAAAAGACCGCTCTGATTACAGGAGGAAGTCGCGGGATCGGTTTTGGCATTGCAAAAGCATTGGCCAACGAAGGTTACAACCTGGCGATCAATGGAGTACGCGGCGAAGAAAGTGTTACGGAAGCATTGGCCGAACTGAGAAGCCTCGGCGCGGAAGTCGTGTATTGTCAGGGAAGCATTGCCTCAGCAGCAGATCGGGAGGGGATCATTGAGAAAGCATATTCTGCTTTGGGCGAGATCAATATACTGGTCAATAATGCAGGAATCGCTCCCCGCGTGCGGCTCGACATTCTTGAAACGACCATTGAGAATTACGAAGAAGTAATGACCACCAATTTGCAGGGGCCGTTTTTCTTCACTCAGGCCATCGCGAAAAGAATGGCGCATACGAAACAAAACAACCATGCTTTTGAAGCGACGATCATTTTCGTAACGTCCATTTCGGCTACGGTCGCCTCCGTAAATCGCGGCGAATATTGTGTTTCAAAAGCGGGACTGGCGATGACAAACCTGCTTTTTGCAGTAAGAATGGCCGAATTCAATATCCCTGTTTTCGAGATCAGGCCCGGCATTATATCGACAGATATGACATCCAAAGTCCAGGAAAAATACGATAACCTGTTCCAAAGCGGCATTGCACTACAACCACGCTGGGGCACGCCCGAGGATGTGGGAAAAGCAGTAGCCTCTTTGACGCGAGGCGATTTCCCCTACTCCACCGGTCAGGTAATTGGTGTGGATGGGGGGATGTTGATTGATAGATTGTGA
- a CDS encoding MFS transporter — translation MSELPTSRPSLFSQLMQVPVIVAALGYLVDMYDLFLFSVVRVPSLKALNVPEDQLLTEGISLLNYQMAGMLIGGVLWGVIADKKGRLSVLFGSIIMYSLANIGNGFVTSLDQYAVLRFIAGVGLAGELGAGITLVTEVLPKEIRGYGTTLVATLGVLGAILAYFVADLFAWRISYFVGGGMGLLLLVLRFNVFESGMFKHVKEKAVDRGNIMMILTNGKRFGKYMMAILVGLPIWFVVGILITFSPEFGAAKGIEGINAGKAVMLAFSGQVAGDIVSGLLSQYLKSRKKVIRLFILLSLAMVVGYLMIPMTDLFSFYLLCTLLGFCNGYWTLFITIAAELFGTNLRATVATTVPNFVRGATIPLAALFVGFKPDLGVIQSGLVIGVATSAVALLALYFLEETFTKDMDFVEKE, via the coding sequence ATGTCCGAACTTCCTACTTCCCGTCCTTCTCTTTTCTCGCAATTAATGCAGGTGCCGGTTATTGTGGCGGCGCTGGGTTATCTGGTCGATATGTACGACCTTTTTTTGTTCAGCGTGGTGCGCGTCCCGAGTTTGAAGGCGCTCAATGTGCCCGAAGACCAATTATTGACAGAAGGTATCAGTTTGTTGAATTACCAAATGGCGGGTATGCTGATTGGCGGTGTTTTGTGGGGAGTGATTGCTGATAAAAAGGGCCGCCTTTCGGTATTGTTCGGCTCTATCATTATGTATTCTCTGGCTAATATTGGCAATGGTTTTGTTACCTCCCTCGACCAATATGCAGTATTGCGCTTTATCGCTGGTGTCGGTCTCGCCGGAGAACTGGGAGCCGGTATTACACTGGTAACTGAGGTTTTACCGAAAGAAATACGGGGTTATGGCACAACGCTGGTGGCAACTTTGGGTGTGCTGGGCGCTATTCTGGCTTATTTTGTGGCTGATCTGTTTGCCTGGCGGATATCTTATTTCGTAGGCGGCGGCATGGGCTTGCTGCTGCTGGTACTGCGGTTCAACGTCTTCGAATCCGGCATGTTCAAGCATGTAAAGGAAAAGGCGGTCGACCGGGGTAATATTATGATGATTTTGACCAATGGAAAACGCTTTGGGAAGTATATGATGGCGATTTTGGTCGGGCTGCCGATCTGGTTCGTAGTTGGTATCCTGATCACCTTTTCTCCCGAATTCGGGGCTGCAAAAGGAATTGAAGGTATTAATGCGGGAAAGGCGGTCATGCTTGCATTCTCGGGACAAGTGGCCGGCGATATTGTGAGTGGCTTATTAAGTCAGTATTTAAAAAGCAGAAAAAAGGTGATCAGACTGTTTATCCTGCTTTCGCTAGCGATGGTGGTTGGCTACCTCATGATCCCGATGACTGATCTCTTCTCATTTTATCTGCTCTGTACCCTGCTCGGTTTTTGCAATGGCTACTGGACTTTATTCATTACCATCGCCGCAGAACTATTCGGAACCAACCTTCGGGCAACTGTAGCTACGACGGTTCCTAACTTCGTGCGGGGCGCTACGATTCCCCTTGCGGCTTTATTTGTCGGCTTCAAACCTGATCTGGGCGTAATACAAAGTGGTCTCGTAATCGGGGTCGCCACTTCCGCGGTCGCGTTGCTTGCATTGTATTTCCTCGAAGAAACTTTTACAAAAGACATGGATTTTGTCGAGAAGGAATAG
- a CDS encoding type II toxin-antitoxin system HigB family toxin — MRLQGKGILFRLRDKNRGNVKLSKAIDQLIQDLENAKINSLSEIKLVRSDAEKVHNAGYYFVDIHNHRTLILVVIEDQEATIVWAGHHQDYERTFRNNKKSIEKWLKNNSLL; from the coding sequence ATGCGACTTCAAGGGAAGGGTATTCTATTCAGGCTAAGGGATAAAAATCGTGGAAATGTTAAATTGTCAAAAGCTATTGATCAGCTAATTCAAGATCTCGAGAATGCCAAAATTAACTCACTTAGCGAGATCAAACTGGTTCGTAGTGACGCCGAGAAAGTGCACAATGCAGGGTATTACTTTGTAGATATTCATAATCACAGGACCCTGATACTAGTAGTTATTGAGGATCAGGAAGCGACAATCGTTTGGGCTGGGCACCATCAGGATTACGAACGAACATTTAGGAACAACAAAAAAAGCATTGAAAAATGGCTAAAAAACAACAGTCTGCTGTAA
- a CDS encoding helix-turn-helix domain-containing protein, whose translation MAKKQQSAVTSAFDAREIVRRGELTSELDMQRAVWAERSLRLLSKEQPDLEPLRKQVRDLIISYESLHWSDFDSIPKSQFKESDKAERQVKKEFVFFKRRKELIIAKLKNYGLNQNDLAVLLAHSKSYISELLSGTRSFAMNDLIIIHKLFDIKLDELINIEIPAEVEIRFKDVIQKAAKRERDSSQTIPAAELQTDAAKPGKPYSDSKAYRKHI comes from the coding sequence ATGGCTAAAAAACAACAGTCTGCTGTAACGTCGGCCTTTGACGCCAGGGAGATAGTGAGACGAGGCGAACTGACATCAGAACTGGATATGCAGCGAGCTGTGTGGGCGGAAAGATCTTTAAGGCTGCTTAGTAAGGAACAACCCGATCTGGAACCTTTGAGAAAACAAGTTAGAGATCTTATAATCAGTTATGAATCACTTCATTGGTCTGATTTTGACTCAATTCCAAAGAGCCAGTTTAAGGAGAGCGACAAAGCAGAGAGGCAAGTCAAAAAAGAATTTGTCTTTTTCAAACGAAGAAAGGAATTGATCATCGCAAAACTGAAAAATTATGGTCTTAATCAAAATGATCTCGCCGTACTCCTCGCTCACAGTAAGTCGTATATTTCTGAGCTGCTTAGCGGCACACGGTCATTTGCGATGAACGACTTAATTATCATTCACAAATTGTTCGACATTAAACTAGACGAGCTTATCAACATAGAAATACCGGCGGAAGTTGAGATCAGGTTTAAAGATGTGATTCAAAAGGCAGCTAAAAGGGAAAGAGATTCTTCTCAAACAATCCCCGCCGCCGAGTTGCAGACTGACGCTGCAAAACCAGGCAAGCCATATAGTGACAGTAAAGCATACAGAAAACATATATAG
- a CDS encoding Gfo/Idh/MocA family protein, translating into MNSRRDFLQKLSLGIGAATLTDLTPGTAANVTSNQPADKQLRVALMGLGGYANIVARGMKECKTAKLVGIVTGTPSKIPEWKQKYGIEDKNVYNYENLHEIKNNPDIDLVYVITPNSLHHKHVLQVAAAGKHVVCEKPVADNAKQAREMIAACEKAGVKFYIGYRLHFEPHTKELIRMREAGEFGKIMHVNNYAGFKIGDPTQWRLKKALAGGGAMMDVGVYSTNGARYCTGEEPIWVTAQESKTDPVKFKDVDETVTFQLGFPSGIIANCGCTYNFNHVEMLRLMGEKGWAEMNPAFGYGPIRGTTHKGAIDQPDVNHQAYQMDGIADAILNGKPDPNVTGEEGLKDMLVIDAVYESLRKNGAKVFIKK; encoded by the coding sequence ATGAACTCCCGTCGCGATTTTCTACAAAAGCTTTCACTAGGCATCGGAGCTGCCACGCTTACTGATCTGACTCCCGGCACAGCTGCTAATGTCACTTCCAATCAACCCGCCGACAAGCAACTCCGCGTCGCATTAATGGGCCTTGGCGGTTATGCAAATATTGTGGCGCGCGGCATGAAAGAATGTAAAACCGCGAAATTGGTGGGAATTGTAACCGGTACGCCGTCTAAAATTCCGGAATGGAAACAGAAATATGGGATTGAGGATAAGAATGTATACAACTACGAAAATCTGCACGAGATCAAAAACAACCCGGATATTGATCTGGTATATGTGATCACCCCCAACTCGCTGCATCACAAACATGTATTGCAAGTTGCAGCTGCCGGAAAACATGTAGTTTGTGAAAAACCGGTGGCCGACAATGCGAAACAAGCCAGGGAAATGATCGCGGCTTGTGAAAAGGCCGGGGTGAAATTTTACATTGGTTATCGGTTGCATTTTGAACCGCATACCAAAGAACTGATCAGAATGCGTGAGGCCGGGGAATTTGGTAAAATTATGCACGTCAACAATTATGCAGGTTTCAAAATCGGCGATCCCACGCAGTGGAGACTAAAAAAAGCATTGGCAGGAGGCGGCGCGATGATGGACGTGGGGGTTTATTCCACTAATGGAGCGAGGTATTGTACCGGCGAGGAGCCGATCTGGGTTACGGCGCAGGAATCTAAAACGGATCCTGTGAAATTTAAAGATGTGGACGAAACGGTTACTTTTCAACTCGGTTTTCCAAGTGGAATCATTGCCAACTGCGGCTGCACTTATAATTTCAATCACGTAGAAATGCTGCGCCTGATGGGCGAGAAAGGCTGGGCGGAAATGAACCCTGCCTTTGGTTATGGCCCGATCCGCGGTACCACACACAAAGGTGCCATCGACCAGCCCGACGTAAATCATCAGGCTTACCAAATGGACGGCATCGCAGACGCGATTTTAAATGGAAAACCAGACCCGAATGTAACCGGCGAAGAAGGATTAAAGGATATGCTGGTGATCGACGCTGTTTACGAATCGCTGCGCAAGAATGGGGCGAAGGTCTTTATCAAAAAATAA
- a CDS encoding Gfo/Idh/MocA family protein, producing MDSRRDFLQKLTLGIGATALSDLPAAASELYSGPKADKQLRVAIMGLGSYGTRVAEAMKDCKMATLVGAVSGTPAKLEDWKKKYNIPEKNTYNYETVSKIKDNPEIDLVYITTPNSLHHKHVLQIAAAGKHVLCEKPVADNAKQTREMIAACEKAGVRFYIGYRMHFEPHTRELIRMRESGELGKIMHVNNYMGFKSGDPNQWRLKKALAGGGAMMDVGIYALNGARYATGEEPIWVTAQETKTDPVKFKEVDETIMFQLGFPSGVVASCGTTYNFNNYERLYVIGEKGFVELSPAFSYGPIKGRTHNGPMNQPVITHQTLQMDGIADIILNNKPDPNVSGAEGLKDMIVVDAVYESIRKGGAKIMLAGK from the coding sequence ATGGATTCTCGTCGGGATTTTCTTCAAAAACTAACATTAGGAATCGGCGCTACCGCCCTCTCCGATTTGCCGGCAGCTGCGAGCGAACTTTACTCCGGCCCAAAAGCCGACAAGCAATTGCGGGTCGCAATTATGGGTCTGGGCAGCTACGGAACGCGCGTGGCCGAGGCAATGAAAGATTGCAAAATGGCCACGCTGGTCGGTGCCGTTTCGGGTACACCTGCCAAGCTGGAAGACTGGAAAAAGAAATACAATATTCCCGAAAAGAACACTTATAACTACGAAACCGTCAGCAAGATCAAGGATAATCCGGAAATCGACCTGGTGTACATTACCACACCTAACTCACTGCATCACAAACACGTACTTCAAATTGCAGCGGCTGGGAAACACGTACTTTGTGAAAAACCGGTAGCTGACAATGCCAAGCAAACCCGGGAAATGATCGCGGCTTGCGAGAAGGCCGGAGTAAGATTTTACATTGGTTACCGCATGCATTTTGAGCCGCACACCCGCGAGCTGATCCGCATGCGCGAGTCGGGCGAGCTGGGTAAAATCATGCACGTGAACAATTATATGGGTTTCAAATCCGGCGATCCGAATCAATGGAGGCTGAAAAAGGCTTTGGCTGGCGGCGGCGCGATGATGGATGTGGGGATTTACGCTTTGAATGGCGCACGGTATGCGACAGGCGAAGAGCCTATTTGGGTGACGGCCCAGGAAACCAAAACCGACCCGGTGAAATTCAAAGAAGTGGATGAAACGATTATGTTTCAGCTCGGCTTCCCGAGCGGCGTAGTAGCGAGCTGCGGCACGACTTACAATTTTAATAATTATGAAAGACTGTATGTGATCGGCGAAAAAGGGTTTGTGGAACTCAGTCCCGCATTCAGCTACGGTCCAATCAAAGGCCGGACGCACAATGGTCCGATGAACCAGCCCGTGATCACCCACCAAACCCTGCAAATGGACGGAATCGCCGACATTATTCTCAACAACAAGCCCGACCCGAATGTAAGTGGCGCCGAGGGATTGAAGGATATGATCGTGGTCGACGCGGTCTACGAATCCATCCGCAAAGGCGGGGCGAAAATTATGTTAGCAGGCAAATAG
- a CDS encoding glycosyl hydrolase family 18 protein produces the protein MKFPKLFIQCISAFMVILAFNTSCSKKSVSVSKGENSYATFKVIGYLPNGNNLQAGANQVDFTKITHLYIAFINPDSLGNLTRTEYLKEVATLAHSKNVKIMASIGGGGAPKYYPSFLIGEKKEKLIKDLVNLAVDNNLDGIDVDLEGALIDANYESFVIDLAAALRQKNKLITAAIATVYKTQFTDKALAQFDFVNIMSYDRTGPWRPDKPGPHAPYSMAEEDLQYWLETRKIPREKLTLGVPFYGYGFGGTAPESMSYKNILRQYPDSINQDQMHLNGGVVYYNGLPTIRKKTELAKQKVSGVMIWQLLQDSTGVKSLLGEIDGVVRGK, from the coding sequence ATGAAATTCCCGAAGTTGTTCATTCAATGCATCTCCGCCTTCATGGTGATTCTTGCATTTAATACTAGTTGCAGTAAGAAAAGCGTCAGCGTTTCTAAAGGCGAAAATTCCTATGCTACATTTAAAGTGATCGGCTATTTACCCAATGGCAACAATCTGCAAGCTGGTGCCAATCAGGTTGATTTTACCAAAATCACACATTTGTACATTGCTTTTATCAATCCAGATTCGCTCGGGAACCTCACAAGAACTGAATATCTTAAAGAAGTTGCCACACTCGCGCATTCGAAAAACGTAAAGATCATGGCTTCGATCGGCGGCGGCGGCGCGCCGAAATATTATCCTTCTTTTTTAATTGGAGAAAAGAAAGAAAAACTAATCAAAGACCTTGTAAATCTGGCAGTTGACAACAACCTCGACGGTATTGACGTAGACCTGGAAGGCGCATTGATCGATGCTAATTACGAAAGTTTTGTGATCGATTTGGCAGCTGCATTGAGACAGAAAAACAAACTCATTACAGCCGCCATCGCCACAGTTTACAAAACTCAGTTTACCGACAAAGCATTGGCACAATTCGATTTCGTCAACATCATGTCTTACGACCGCACCGGCCCGTGGCGCCCAGACAAACCCGGCCCGCACGCCCCCTACTCCATGGCCGAAGAAGACCTCCAATACTGGCTCGAAACCCGCAAAATCCCCAGAGAAAAACTTACACTCGGCGTCCCATTCTACGGCTACGGCTTCGGCGGCACCGCCCCGGAAAGTATGTCTTATAAAAACATTCTCCGGCAATATCCCGACTCCATTAACCAGGATCAGATGCATTTGAATGGCGGGGTGGTTTATTATAATGGTCTGCCTACGATTCGAAAGAAAACGGAACTGGCGAAGCAGAAGGTGAGTGGGGTGATGATCTGGCAGTTGTTGCAGGATAGTACCGGGGTGAAGTCGTTGTTGGGGGAGATTGATGGGGTGGTGAGGGGGAAATGA
- a CDS encoding DUF6934 family protein, translating to MNLDKYTLKAEEESTVFWFESIGPKGTISKIVQFELIEENGYYNLALGDFDPLTGGVNDLSVSNNRDTDKVLATVAAALFRFLDQYPDAVVYAEGSTDTRTRLYQMGITRFYEEARSQLYLFGKLDGRFVPFVPNERYSAFLVKRK from the coding sequence ATGAATCTTGACAAATACACACTAAAAGCAGAGGAAGAATCGACAGTTTTTTGGTTTGAGAGTATTGGTCCGAAGGGAACGATATCAAAGATTGTTCAATTCGAACTCATTGAGGAAAACGGGTATTATAACCTGGCTCTTGGCGATTTCGATCCGCTAACCGGCGGTGTCAATGACTTGAGTGTTTCCAACAACCGGGATACAGATAAAGTCTTGGCTACCGTTGCCGCAGCTCTTTTCCGATTTCTTGATCAATATCCAGACGCAGTCGTTTATGCAGAAGGCAGTACCGATACACGAACAAGACTTTATCAAATGGGTATCACAAGGTTTTACGAAGAGGCTAGATCCCAACTTTATCTTTTTGGAAAATTGGATGGGAGGTTCGTTCCTTTTGTTCCCAATGAAAGATATAGCGCTTTCCTCGTGAAAAGAAAATAG
- a CDS encoding protein-tyrosine-phosphatase: MSRPNILVICGRNKRRSRTAEHIFKNDFRFNIRSAGLSPQSNRKISENDLNWADLVLVMETDQKTKIRKVYQHLELPAIEVLEIADDYEFMDEELVDTLKVKMNALLALNYEL; encoded by the coding sequence GTGAGCCGACCCAATATCCTGGTCATTTGCGGAAGAAATAAAAGGCGAAGCCGCACGGCTGAGCATATCTTCAAGAATGACTTTCGCTTCAATATCCGATCCGCTGGTCTAAGTCCTCAAAGCAATAGAAAAATTTCTGAAAACGACTTGAACTGGGCTGATTTGGTACTGGTGATGGAAACCGATCAGAAAACCAAGATCCGGAAAGTGTATCAGCATTTGGAGCTACCTGCGATTGAAGTGCTCGAAATCGCGGATGATTATGAATTTATGGATGAAGAGCTTGTTGACACTTTGAAAGTCAAAATGAATGCTTTATTAGCTTTGAATTACGAGCTATAA
- a CDS encoding helix-turn-helix transcriptional regulator — translation MEKIELQKLVGKRIVQLRTEKGWSQSDLARACEKDRQSIERIENGKVSPSLYSLYEIALALGVRLEELVYL, via the coding sequence GTGGAAAAAATTGAACTGCAAAAACTAGTAGGAAAAAGGATTGTTCAACTCCGAACAGAAAAAGGTTGGAGTCAGTCAGATCTGGCCCGGGCTTGTGAAAAAGACAGGCAATCAATTGAAAGGATAGAGAATGGAAAGGTATCGCCTTCGCTTTATTCTTTGTATGAGATTGCTTTGGCGCTGGGAGTCCGATTGGAAGAGCTGGTCTATTTATAG
- a CDS encoding helix-turn-helix domain-containing protein, producing the protein MTELGLYLGRKSINKAEISRKTGISASRISELTLKEGSHLRAKELYLIALAMDVDPCDLLKAVFKDLELPS; encoded by the coding sequence ATGACAGAATTGGGCCTATATCTCGGAAGAAAGTCAATTAATAAAGCGGAGATTTCGCGCAAGACTGGTATCAGTGCTTCAAGAATTAGCGAACTGACTCTAAAAGAAGGCTCGCATTTAAGAGCAAAAGAACTCTACCTGATTGCGCTTGCAATGGATGTTGATCCATGTGATCTGCTAAAAGCAGTTTTCAAAGACTTGGAACTGCCTTCCTAG
- a CDS encoding helix-turn-helix transcriptional regulator gives MMSKRKYNRIKIVLAEKEKSAKWLAAVTGKDKSTVSRWCTNDMQPTIETFYEIAKLLDVDVRELFISSK, from the coding sequence ATGATGTCTAAACGAAAGTATAATCGGATTAAGATTGTTCTCGCGGAAAAGGAAAAGTCGGCCAAATGGTTAGCAGCGGTAACTGGCAAAGATAAATCAACAGTATCTCGCTGGTGCACAAATGATATGCAACCTACGATCGAGACTTTTTATGAGATTGCGAAGTTGCTGGATGTGGATGTTAGAGAGCTTTTCATATCCTCTAAGTGA
- a CDS encoding helix-turn-helix transcriptional regulator produces MVLDITSMAENKTYNRIKAVLAEKGKTNIWLAEELDRNKTTVSKWCTNDVQPPIETLFKIADVLEVDVRELLVSSKK; encoded by the coding sequence ATGGTACTTGATATCACTTCAATGGCGGAAAACAAGACTTATAATAGAATAAAAGCAGTTCTTGCGGAGAAGGGGAAAACTAATATTTGGCTGGCAGAGGAATTGGATAGGAATAAAACCACAGTTTCGAAGTGGTGTACAAATGATGTACAACCACCTATTGAGACACTCTTTAAGATTGCAGATGTGCTTGAAGTCGACGTTCGCGAGCTTCTGGTTTCAAGTAAGAAATGA
- a CDS encoding SymE family type I addiction module toxin yields the protein MRILSPKARQLKIYSKYQQPSQWKSKLVPEIRLCGKWLEDMGFDYGEHVTLRLEGERLIIEPVGELRKNPQLEIW from the coding sequence ATGCGCATCCTATCACCCAAAGCCCGCCAACTAAAAATTTATTCCAAGTATCAACAACCTTCACAATGGAAATCGAAGTTAGTCCCCGAAATCCGGCTTTGTGGAAAGTGGCTGGAAGATATGGGCTTTGATTACGGAGAGCACGTCACCCTTCGGTTGGAAGGTGAGAGACTGATTATTGAGCCAGTCGGTGAGTTGAGGAAGAATCCGCAGCTTGAAATCTGGTGA